The Papilio machaon chromosome 3, ilPapMach1.1, whole genome shotgun sequence genome window below encodes:
- the LOC106712254 gene encoding E3 ubiquitin-protein ligase UBR5 isoform X2 codes for MSSMHFVVHPLPGTEDQLIDRLKEVSERWNRYGTGAGSSALSTLRGVRAVTAGPAHIACLLDDGTICRAAFSIIPDRLDLSKADASKNGGNGGGGSGGGGTSGGKQGGSSGGCGSRQQPRTRARIMRNSIRAAPSSQGSTSRATGVIIGASSSGRVVSVPAPFVPEDLVTQAQVVLQGKSRSLIIRELQRTNLDVNLAVNNLLSRDDEEGEEPEGGEGGDGYVPEDLISLLDSGFHATQQDHSVIIDADAMFSEDIFGYATIRSRNGGGGSGSGGGRAGASREGSSSTQERPSEFSRWRDRQYFGPRRWLESALRDTSWDKDGVDNKKKDSAMSASPLWVSEELEYWDSNIRFTHIAATYSELIAVSSLGQLHQWRWADAHPYQRNDCSSSNSLYHPRGNWLGMMSGERIVNISAAGIRVSVLTDTGRIATFLDESIAHAPGAARLEHPLQTFTEFGSDKAVSLHACSLYTVAKLDSGALYWWGVLPLGQRARLWEKHRARSRKQQRGHSSATPQDLQAGQNVTMKNAPMYQPGAIGFNMSSGVPKVGVLQNAAWNLSDMCRFKLLPPPQLDRSISDKDKRDIQNQSPLTVSSVKASSSGGSGKDSGKDSNKDMADRLDMPPPPSPASSTCSDTSTSHKRAKRVTVRGEEGSSNDGSKRDEEEWPLKEVVFLEDVKSVPLGRVLKVDGAYAAVRFPTMGKDGKEVLPSTTDDWTTVLQDCRLVRKDDLVAVKWGAGSGSGSRGPDCLQRSPRKVALPPELQVITIAVDSRGVHAVVKRPGGALAYAVYAVGATRALTDSVFPTDHEALLGHTNGAGIQLATAAEGSEAVVVMADGNGALYPIARDCVGMVREPPPLNLPPARALTAHALPLQPHGAAHSHHAALKSQVALIIIVPEPQLMMPRVLRCDLEGVRQLLHLLEADNNKQQILSILQERCDGNRNILHACVHMCAPTSNKEPDIVENSSMPNVASGTSGSGNNTDEAVPAISWPPETFEASGDEDSLMGLTNNSKISNGGANGGGAVSADPAERRGNALAALRALCESPVLQPYLMQLLLAKDGMGQTPLMAAVAERAYRAALVLLDAIRSCPEADEAQRSDAIFPPNAHPDHSPLLVLCCNDTCSFTWTGQEHINQDIFECKTCGLTGSLCCCTECAKVCHKGHDCKLKRTSPTAYCDCWEKCRCKALVGGNWAARCDLLARLARDTQLATHFNSRGESILLFLVQTVGRQAVEQRQFRAGGGRGRAPRKQPGSDAEVDTPDHDLEPPRFARRALLHLLGDWAAVEAAVMCGATASEPEGRPGSPSLNQSGTTLLDKFTHALIVKCTNEMLDTLLHTLMREQQNEAVPGRAERAREVARRFVRSVARIFVIFSVEMAPGAAKKRGPLSITSSLVRCRRVFAALVALAVEELVEAADALLAPVRLGVVRPTAPFPLATTYVDLVNGSEDLFGVEPLSTGHTRLGHSRRESNTGGGRGAAAGGASMGGSALAPDRASTPVATEYADDVAEAPSLGGDDDASETDEPAMAAADPTPDAQHDDAMGERGQEQHVVVENGTERAEGGESESELDLLAEVETESDSDDQDNAESAQRSVQTRATQGSDAAGIASLLMYPEDESGDSTQPEDEDSEAGETDEQDGEAEPPLHDGEPLERRAAPPARPNLAPHSMQWAIRSREPTRGTTSSAGGVRLTGSSSLVFIDPASLRRSAAAAAAGAHDPHSTSTTASFLARAFGIVIRQIADLLWEYERITLPLPRLVPLAYREALRLQCYLERQLKPTWDWLVTVMDATEAQLRFGASLTSNNAGSAAAEHSRTNATTTRRTTSFTSPATRIIGFSEGPRGRDRDQGVEAGSARREFLAYCLSLLRAHSAEHAEQLPVLDVAALKHVAYVLDALIYYMRAAQPQPHHHPHLWTADENENEEGDEEMVVGGGGTNESDGEGDGARGRTHAFFQRSDSTLCLGCPPPDPFNMTMQDALPLADQPQLLQPNARREDLFGMPRQPVTLPPADDANTGAANPLEVMCLLKVVPRRLGLSSRGAERGWSPPARPASAPPAHTHTMARDEPQDLSCAKDTVTKMDTGSDGEYPSDSDSDEARQIQRKKHHRHPHASTSGSSSRQDRQEAAPPSEFHTLVDTACSIIDAPHQQNIALPKPGVSGSVHEPRPSTSRSPGKTVIVRAGELLSVADPLESQEISAHVTVETTGLTTAPLLPTQVLNAPAQARTCPSLGATVSHDLLLGRWRLSLDLFGRVFTEDVGLEPGSVVAELGGFPVKEVKFRRDMEKLRNSQQKDLTLHKMERDRAKLLQQTFAELNSAFAGQNRRAHSAQPPLAVNRVKVTFRDEPGEGSGVARSFYTSVAEALLANEKLPPLESTSGSGLNSNASNGTSGSSGANAGASANTGTRSGAGRARAKDTARRVPGRAAPRPPTAREPRRVLSVDARPYSPQAAPGTEGAGYSGDRPGGHNEHLTLHQAQLGERLYPRVHSLHPTFAGKITGMLLELTPAQLLVLLASEDALRQKVREAMDLIVMNPSEAILDLDVFSLSERGGGVGGGGGAALGAGSSAAAADDAAPLFYSPGKRGYYSPRQGRATSERINAFRNVGRIIGLCLLQNELCPMFLNRHVLKYILARPIRFHDLAFFDPVVYESLRQLVADAENGDSHSLFAALDLNFSLEMCEEEGGGCVELVPGGREIEVTALNVYDYVRKYAQHRMLHSQEKALESIRVGVLDVLPESSLEGLTAEDLRLLLNGVGDINVAALVSYTSFNDESGEPPERLVRFKRWLWAIVDKMTHLERQDLVYFWTGSPALPASEEGFQPMPSVTIRPADDAHLPTANTCISRLYIPLYSSRHVLKHKLLLAIKTKNFGFV; via the exons GCGTGGTGTGCGAGCCGTGACCGCCGGCCCCGCCCACATCGCTTGCCTACTTGACGACGGCACGATATGCCGCGCCGCATTCTCCATCATCCCCGACAGGCTCGACTTGAGCAAAGCGGACGCCAGCAAGAACGGTGGGAATGGAGGTGGAGGAAGTGGGGGAGGTGGGACTAGTGGGGGGAAACAAGGCGGCAGCAGTGGCGGCTGCGGCTCTAGACAACAGCCGCGGACTAGGGCTCGCATCATGAGAAACTCAATTCGTGCTGCACCCAGTTCACAAG GGTCTACGAGTCGTGCCACTGGTGTAATTATAGGCGCATCTAGCTCCGGGCGAGTCGTGTCCGTTCCGGCGCCTTTTGTACCGGAGGATTTGGTAACACAGGCTCAAGTTGTTCTTCAAGGAAAAAGTCGCAGTCTCATTATACGAGAATTGCAG CGTACAAACCTGGACGTGAACCTAGCCGTAAACAACTTGCTGTCCCGCGACGATGAGGAGGGCGAGGAGCCAGAGGGTGGCGAGGGCGGCGACGGCTACGTGCCAGAGGACCTCATCTCGCTGCTCGACAGCGGCTTCCACGCCACGCAGCAGGACCATTCCGTCATAATCGACGCCGATGCGATGTTCTCCGAGGACATCTTCGGGTACGCGACTATCAGAAG TCGTAACGGGGGCGGCGGCAGTGGCAGTGGTGGTGGACGCGCGGGCGCCAGCCGCGAGGGCAGTAGCTCCACGCAGGAGCGGCCCTCGGAGTTCAGCAGGTGGCGCGATCGTCAGTACTTCGGCCCAAGGAGGTGGCTCGAATCCGCTCTGAGAGATACATCGTGGGATAAAGATGGAG TTGACAACAAGAAAAAAGATTCTGCAATGAGCGCGTCGCCGCTGTGGGTGTCCGAGGAACTGGAGTACTGGGACAGCAATATCCGCTTCACGCACATTGCGGCCACCTACAGTGAGCTCATCGCAGTCTCCAGCCTCGGCCAGCTGCACCAGTGGCGCTGGGCTGACGCGCATCCTTACCAGCGCAATGAC TGCTCCAGTTCTAACAGTCTGTACCACCCGCGCGGCAACTGGCTCGGCATGATGTCGGGAGAGCGTATCGTCAACATTAGCGCCGCTGGCATTCGAGTTTCCGTGCTCACTGACACAGGCAGAATTGCCACCTTCCTCGATGAGTCTATTG cTCACGCACCGGGCGCCGCTCGCTTGGAGCATCCTCTGCAAACGTTCACGGAGTTTGGCAGTGACAAGGCTGTGTCTCTGCACGCCTGCTCGCTCTACACTGTGGCCAAACTGGACTCTGGAGCTCTCTACTGGTG GGGCGTACTTCCACTGGGCCAGCGCGCTCGCCTGTGGGAGAAGCACCGCGCACGCTCCCGCAAGCAGCAGCGCGGCCACTCGTCCGCGACGCCGCAGGACCTGCAGGCGGGACAAAACGTCACCATGAAGAACGCGCCCATGTACCAGCCCGGCGCTATAG GTTTCAACATGTCCTCGGGTGTGCCGAAAGTGGGCGTGTTGCAAAATGCGGCCTGGAACCTATCGGATATGTGCCGCTTCAAGTTGCTGCCACCGCCTCAGCTTGACCGCTCCATCTCAGATAAAGACAAGAGAGATATTCAG AATCAATCTCCGCTGACTGTGTCCTCCGTGAAAGCGTCCTCTTCCGGCGGAAGTGGCAAGGATAGTGGCAAGGACAGCAATAAGGATATGGCGGACCGCCTGGACATGCCACCGCCGCCCAGCCCCGCCTCTTCTACTTGCAGTGACACCAGCACTTCACACA AACGTGCTAAACGTGTGACCGTTCGTGGTGAGGAAGGTTCTTCCAACGATGGCTCCAAACGTGACGAGGAAGAGTGGCCATTGAAGGAAGTAGTCTTTCTCGAGGATGTGAAGAGCGTGCCATTGGGCCGCGTGCTCAAGGTTGACGGAGCTTACGCGGCAGTGCGGTTCCCGACTATGGGCAAGGACGGCAAGGAGGTGCTGCCCTCCACCACTGATGACTGGACGACCGTGCTTCAAGACTGCCGGCTCGTACGCAAAGATGATTTGGTAGCGGTGAAGTGGGGCGCGGGAAGTGGATCTGGGTCCCGCGGACCGGACTGCCTGCAGCGCTCGCCCAGGAAGGTCGCTCTTCCACCTGAGTTGCAAGTTATTACCATCGCA GTTGACAGTCGCGGGGTGCACGCCGTAGTGAAGCGACCGGGCGGCGCGTTGGCGTACGCCGTATACGCGGTGGGCGCGACTCGTGCGCTTACTGACAGCGTCTTCCCCACTGACCACGAGGCATTGCTCGGTCACACCAACGGAGCCGGTATTCAGCTCGCCACTGCCGCAGAA GGTAGCGAGGCGGTGGTGGTGATGGCGGACGGCAACGGCGCGCTGTACCCCATCGCGCGCGACTGTGTAGGCATGGTGCGCGAGCCACCGCCGCTCAACCTGCCGCCCGCGCGCGCACTCACCGCACACGCGTTGCCGCTGCAGCCGCATGGCGCCGCGCACTCGCACCACGCTGCGCTCAAGTCACAG GTGGCgcttataataatagtaccAGAGCCACAGCTGATGATGCCGCGTGTGCTGCGCTGCGATTTGGAAGGTGTGCGCCAGCTGCTGCATCTACTCGAAGCGGACAACAACA AACAACAAATACTTTCCATCCTTCAAGAACGGTGTGATGGCAACAGGAATATACTACATGCTTGTGTGCACATGTGTGCACCTACATCAAACAAAGAACCCGATATAG TAGAAAATTCTTCGATGCCGAACGTAGCGAGCGGCACTAGTGGCAGCGGAAACAATACCGATGAAGCTGTGCCAGCTATTTCTTGGCCCCCAGAAACATTCGAGGCTTCCGGCGATGAAGACAGTTTAATGGGACTTACTAATAACAG TAAAATATCGAATGGCGGGGCGAACGGCGGCGGTGCGGTGAGCGCTGACCCGGCGGAGCGGCGCGGCAACGCGCTGGCCGCCCTGCGCGCGCTCTGCGAGAGCCCAGTCCTGCAGCCCTACCTCATGCAGCTGCTCCTTGCTAA GGACGGAATGGGCCAAACGCCGTTGATGGCGGCCGTGGCGGAGCGTGCGTACCGCGCGGCGCTCGTGCTGCTGGACGCGATCAGGTCGTGCCCCGAAGCGGACGAGGCGCAACGCTCCGATGCCATCTTCCCGCCCAACGCGCACCCTGACCACTCGCCGCTCCTCGTGCTCTGTTGCAACGACACCTGCAGCTTTACCTGGACAGGACAGGAACATATCAATCAG gATATATTTGAATGCAAGACTTGTGGTCTCACTGGTTCGCTTTGCTGCTGCACTGAATGCGCGAAG GTTTGCCACAAAGGACACGACTGCAAGCTGAAGCGCACGTCGCCGACTGCGTACTGTGACTGCTGGGAGAAGTGCCGCTGCAAGGCGCTGGTGGGCGGCAACTGGGCTGCGCGCTGCGACCTCCTCGCCAGGCTCGCTAGGGACACGCAGCTCGCCACGCATTTTAACTCCAG GGGCGAGTCGATCCTGCTGTTCCTGGTGCAGACGGTAGGGCGGCAGGCGGTGGAGCAGCGTCAGTTCCGCGCTGGCGGAGGGCGGGGTCGCGCGCCGCGCAAGCAGCCCGGCTCCGACGCTGAGGTGGACACGCCCGACCACGACCTCGAGCCGCCGCGGTTCGCAAGACGCGCTCTGCTACATCTACtgg gTGATTGGGCTGCTGTGGAAGCGGCTGTTATGTGTGGCGCCACCGCCTCGGAGCCTGAAGGCCGGCCCGGCAGCCCCTCGCTTAACCAGTCCGGAACCACGCTCCTCGACAAGTTCACACACGCACTCATCGTTAAGTGTACCAATGAA ATGCTAGACACGTTGCTGCACACGCTAATGCGCGAGCAGCAGAATGAGGCGGTGCCGGGACGGGCGGAGCGCGCGCGCGAGGTGGCGCGCCGCTTCGTGCGCTCCGTCGCTAGGATCTTCGTCATATTCAGTGTCGAGATGGCACCAGGCGCAGCCAAGAAGAGAGG GCCACTTTCGATCACATCCTCGTTGGTCCGGTGCCGGCGTGTATTCGCTGCGCTAGTAGCACTTGCCGTGGAGGAGCTGGTGGAGGCAGCCGACGCCCTGCTCGCGCCGGTCCGGCTTGGCGTGGTGCGCCCCACTGCCCCCTTCCCACTTGCCACAACCTACGTCGATCTTGTTAATGGCAGCGAGGATTTGTTTGGAGTCGAGCCCCTATCTACAGGACACACTCGGCTCGGACACAGTCGCAG gGAATCAAACACCGGCGGAGGCCGCGGGGCAGCCGCAGGCGGTGCTTCAATGGGCGGATCAGCGCTGGCTCCTGACAGAGCCTCCACGCCCGTCGCCACTGAATACGCAGATGATGTGGCCGAAGCGCCCTCCCTGGGTGGTGACGACGATGCCTCCGAGACCGACGAGCCTGCCATGGCGGCAGCCGACCCCACCCCGGACGCACAACACGATGATGCAATGGGCGAAAG agGGCAAGAACAACATGTAGTCGTTGAAAACGGCACGGAGCGCGCGGAGGGCGGCGAAAGCGAGAGCGAGCTGGATCTGCTGGCCGAGGTGGAGACAGAGAGTGACTCCGATGACCAGGACAATGCCGAGTCCGCGCAGCGCAGCGTGCAAACTCGCGCCACACAGGGTTCTGATGCCG CAGGTATAGCATCGCTGCTAATGTATCCAGAGGACGAGAGCGGGGACTCAACGCAGCCGGAGGACGAGGACTCGGAGGCGGGCGAGACCGACGAGCAGGACGGCGAGGCCGAGCCTCCGCTGCACGACGGCGAGCCGCTCgagcgccgcgccgcgccgcctgCGCGCCCCAACCTCGCGCCGCACTCCATGCAATGGGCGATACG ATCGCGCGAGCCGACGCGCGGCACGACAAGCAGCGCAGGCGGGGTGCGGCTGACGGGCAGCTCCTCGCTGGTGTTCATCGACCCCGCCTCGCTGCGACGTTCTGCCGCTGCGGCAGCTGCTGGCGCACACGACCCGCACTCCACATCTACCACCGCTTCCTTCTTGGCACGAGCGTTCG gTATTGTCATCCGTCAAATCGCGGATCTACTGTGGGAGTATGAACGTATAACTCTGCCGTTACCGCGCCTGGTGCCTCTGGCCTACCGCGAGGCGCTGCGCCTGCAGTGTTACCTCGAACGACAACTCAAGCCCACTTGGGACTGGCTCGTTACCGTTATGGACGCTACAGAAGCTCAGTTGAG ATTCGGCGCTTCATTGACTTCGAACAACGCGGGCTCTGCGGCAGCGGAACACAGCCGCACCAACGCCACCACCACCCGCCGCACCACCTCTTTCACCTCGCCCGCCACGCGCATCATCGGCTTCTCGGAGGGACCGCGCGGCCGGGATAGAGACCAAG GTGTGGAGGCAGGTAGCGCGCGGCGCGAGTTCCTGGCGTACTGCCTCTCGCTACTGCGCGCGCACAGCGCCGAGCACGCGGAGCAGCTGCCCGTGCTGGACGTGGCCGCGCTCAAGCACGTCGCGTACGTGCTTGACGCGCTCATATACTACATGCGAGCTGCGCAGCCGCAACCGCACCACCACCCACATTTATGGACAGCC GACGAAAATGAAAACGAGGAAGGCGACGAGGAGATGGTAGTGGGTGGCGGAGGCACCAATGAGTCTGACGGCGAGGGCGATGGCGCACGCGGCCGCACGCACGCCTTCTTCCAGCGTTCCGACTCCACGCTCTGTCTGGGATGTCCCCCGCCAGATCCTTTCAATA TGACAATGCAAGATGCACTGCCGCTGGCCGACCAGCCGCAGCTGCTGCAGCCCAACGCGCGCCGCGAGGACCTGTTCGGCATGCCGCGCCAGCCCGTCACCCTGCCGCCCGCCGACGACGCCAACACCGGCGCCGCAAATCCGCTTGAAG TGATGTGCCTGTTGAAAGTGGTTCCTCGTCGGTTGGGTTTGTCGTCGCGCGGAGCTGAGCGCGGCTGGTCGCCGCCCGCGCGCCCCGCCTccgcgccgcccgcgcacACACACACCATGGCGCGCGACGAGCCGCAG GATTTATCCTGTGCTAAAGATACTGTAACAAAAATGGACACCGGAAGTGATGGTGAATATCCATCGGATTCTGATTCTGATGAAGCAAGACAAATCCAAAGGAAGAAACATCACAG GCATCCGCACGCGTCGACGTCTGGTAGCAGCTCGCGGCAGGACCGGCAGGAGGCGGCACCGCCATCGGAGTTCCACACGCTGGTGGACACCGCCTGCTCCATCATAGACGCGCCGCACCAGCAGAACATCGCACTGCCTAAACCgg GAGTGAGCGGATCTGTGCACGAGCCGCGGCCGTCCACCTCGCGCAGCCCCGGCAAGACTGTTATTGTACGTGCT gGCGAATTACTAAGTGTTGCCGATCCTTTAGAGTCGCAGGAGATATCTGCTCACGTGACAGTAGAGACGACCGGCCTCACCACGGCCCCCTTGTTACCTACACAAGTACTTAATGCACCTGCTCAAGC TCGCACTTGTCCGTCACTGGGAGCGACCGTGTCGCACGACCTGCTGTTAGGTCGGTGGCGGCTATCACTGGACCTGTTCGGGCGCGTGTTCACCGAGGACGTGGGCCTCGAGCCCGGCTCCGTGGTCGCCGAGCTCGGCGGCTTCCCAGTCAAGGAGGTCAAGTTCAGGCGCGACATGGAGAAGCTACGCAACTCACAGCAAAAAGATTTGACCCTGCATAAG ATGGAGCGTGATCGTGCGAAGCTACTGCAGCAGACATTCGCGGAGTTGAATAGCGCGTTCGCGGGGCAGAACCGCCGCGCGCACAGCGCACAGCCGCCGCTCGCCGTCAACCGTGTCAAGGTGACGTTCCGCGACGAACCCGGCGAGGGCAGCGGCGTCGCCAGGTCCTTCTACACCAGCGTCGCTGAG gCGCTACTAGCAAACGAGAAACTGCCTCCGCTGGAGTCGACCTCCGGCAGCGGACTCAACAGCAACGCGTCTAACGGCACCTCAGGCTCCAGCGGCGCCAATGCAGGCGCCAGCGCTAACACTGGAACAcg TAGCGGTGCAGGCAGAGCGCGCGCTAAGGACACGGCGCGGCGGGTGCCGGGCAGAGCTGCGCCGCGGCCTCCCACCGCGCGCGAGCCGCGCCGCGTGCTCAGTGTCGATGCGAGGCCGTACTCACCACAG GCTGCACCGGGGACTGAGGGCGCGGGGTACAGTGGCGACCGGCCCGGCGGACACAACGAACATCTCACCCTGCATCAGGCACAACTCGGCGAAAGATTATATCCCAGA gTACATTCTCTCCATCCGACATTTGCGGGCAAAATCACTGGGATGCTGTTAGAATTGACACCTGCCCAACTTTTAGTACTACTTGCCAGTGAAGACGCATTGAGACAGAAAGTGCGAGAGGCCATGGACCTTATAGTTATGAATCCTTCTGAAGCGATACTAG ACCTGGACGTATTCTCGCTGTCGGAACGCGGCGGCGGTGTGGGCGGCGGCGGGGGCGCGGCACTGGGTGCTGGCTCGTCGGCGGCGGCTGCGGACGATGCGGCGCCACTCTTCTACTCGCCAGGCAAGCGCGGCTACTACTCGCCTCGGCAGGGACGCGCCACCTCGGAGCGCATCAACGCCTTTAGGAATGTCGGCAg AATCATCGGGCTGTGTCTGCTACAAAATGAACTGTGCCCAATGTTCCTCAATCGGCACGTGTTGAAATACATACTGGCCCGACCTATACGTTTCCACGATCTCGCGTTCTTCGACCCTGTCGTCTACGAGAGCTTGCGCCAACTCGTCGCCGACGCAGAGAATGGAGATTCTCATTCCTTGTTTGCAGCTCTCGATCTCAACTTTAG TTTGGAAATGTGTGAAGAAGAAGGCGGTGGTTGTGTGGAACTGGTACCCGGTGGCCGAGAAATCGAAGTGACCGCGCTCAACGTGTACGATTACGTGCGCAAGTACGCACAACATCGGATGCTGCACTCGCAGGAAAAAGCGCTCGAG TCGATCCGTGTGGGCGTATTGGATGTGTTACCCGAGTCCTCCTTGGAGGGCTTGACCGCTGAGGACCTGCGGCTCCTGCTGAACGGCGTGGGCGACATCAATGTGGCCGCGCTGGTCTCGTACACAAGCTTCAACGACGAGAGCGGCGAGCCTCCAGAGCGGCTCGTGAGGTTCAAACGTTGGCTCTGGGCCATCGTTGACAAAATGACTCATCTTGAACGACAGGATCTG GTGTACTTCTGGACGGGTTCGCCTGCGTTGCCGGCGTCGGAGGAGGGCTTCCAGCCAATGCCGTCGGTGACAATCCGGCCGGCTGACGACGCGCACCTGCCCACCGCCAACACGTGCATCTCGCGCCTCTACATCCCGCTCTACTCATCGCGACACGTACTCAAGCACAAGCTGCTGCTTgctataaaaactaaaaatttcgGCTTCGTGTAG